The genomic interval gactgaaagagcctcaggaaggaaaggggagctAAGCCAGAGCCCTCTCCAGTAGGCAGGGAAAGTTGACAACCCCACCTCCTGCAGTGAAACTGGAGCCTCCCATGCTGCAGGCCTTGGACATTGGCCCTGATGCAGTCTCTCACCAGCCTTGCTGCCTGTGGCTGAGCTGGAAGCCATGGAAGCCCAGTGAGTTCATAAACCAAAAGTGTGAACTCCGCTACCAGCCACAGCTCAAAGGAGCCAACTGGACTCTGGTGAGGCTGAGAGCAAtctggagatggaggtgggggatggagagagggcaaGTGGAATCTAGTGTCGCCTCCCACACACCAGGTGTCCCACCTGCCTTCCAGCAACGACCAGTTTGAGCTCTGTGGGCTCCATCAGGCCCCAGTCTACACCCTACAGATGCGATGCATCCGCTCATCTCTGCCTGGACTCTGGAGCAGCTGGAGCCCTGGCCTGCAGCTGAGGCCCACCATTAAGGGTGAGAAGCCAGGAGAAGCTATCAGAGCTCAGTCCAGGGCCCAACCCCTCTGCCCTCCATCTAAACCCTCTcatcttggggctagagagacagctcagcggttaagagcactgactgatcttccagaggtcctgaattcaagttccagcaaccacatggtggctcacaaccatcagtaatccgatcagatgccttcttctggtgtgtctaaagacagctacagtgtattcatgtacattaaaaaaataaaaaaacaaaagaacaaacaacaacaacaaaagctcaagaaagcaaatgtctttttttttttcttttttttttttttttggcttttttgagacagggtttctctgtgtagccctggctgtcctggaactcactctgcagaccaggctggccttgaactcagaaatctgcctgcctctgcctcccaagtgctgggattaaaggcgtgtgccaccaccacccagcataattttttttttgtaagatttatttagggACTGAATAAATGagatggtgtgtctgaagacagctactaatataagtaaaataaatctttgaaaatttatttattttgtgtatatgacacactagaagagggcattagatcacaatgtaggtggttctgagccaccatgtggttgctgggaattgaactcagaacctttggaagagcagtcagtgctcttaaccactaagccatcctccagccccaaatagtcacacttaaaaacaaaacaaaacaaacaaacaaaaaatgctctTATCCCATACCCCATCCACTTACAGCCCCCACCATCAGACTGGACACATGGTGGCAGAAGAAGCAAGTGGATCCTGAGACAGTGAGCATGCAGCTGTTCTGGAAGGTGACTCTCTGAAACTCCCTCCAGCCCTCCTAACAGAGCCCCAAAGTAGGGCTCAAAACTTGTGCCTTCGAGGCAGTTTGCAAGCACTTTGCACATACCTCAGAAGCTTCGTAGTGACCCTGTGGGGAGAGTGCAATGCAGGGTTCTGGGGTCACCTGTACCCCAGAGTCCATTCAGAGTCCAcaggggaagagagggatggagaggaaggactTAGGGCCCAGTTCTTATAGCTAGTCCATGCCTCTCAGATACTGACTAATTCACAATGAACTAAACAACTCCCTCACCATGTTCTTCCTCACCCACCACAGCCAACACCCCTGCAGGAAGACAGTGGAGAGATTCAGGGCTACCTGCTCTCCTGGAGTTCCTCAGATCAGCAAGGGCAGGACATCTACCTCTGCAACACCACAGAGCTCAGCTGTATCTTCCACCTGCCCTCGGAGGCCCAGAACGTGACCCTTGTGGCCTACAACAAGGCAGGGACCTCTTCACCTACTCCGGTGGTTTTCCTGGAGAACAAAGGTAAAGGGGGGCTGGCagctgggcaggagagagcagCATGGGAATTTGAAGGCTGGACTGCTTACGCGCCTGCTTGTCTAGTCAACTACTTGCTAACAGAGTGAGTGGCCTGGACAGGTGACTTCCCTTCCTGGCCCCTGTTGTCTCCAGAACCTGCAGGTGTATGCACTGACATTGCCTCTGGGAGGCGGTGAACTTTAAGtcaacttttaaattattattgttgttatccAGAACTAGGTTATTCTGAGAGAATATACATAcctttatagatagatagatagatagatagatagatagatagatagatagatagataatgattTCCGCTTACaagttgtgtatgtgtacatgaatatagCAGCTGGCAGACAACCTCAAATGTCATTCTTTGGATGCTGTAtacttttttttggagacaggatctcccacgGTCTGAAATCCACTGATTAGAGTCTCCATCAGGGGTCTCCCTGCCTCTATTTTCCCTGTGCTGGGGTTATACATGCCACACGCCTGTTTCATTTGCTATTGTTTCCGGCATGAACCTGGGGACCGAATTCACTGCTTGCCTCATAAACACTTAACCAATTAAATGACCTCCCCACCCCTGAgctgtgtgctttttaaaaatttgttcacatattttatgtatatgagcactctGCCTTGTACTCCTCGTACATCAGAAGcaggaatcagatcccattaaggatggttgtgagccaccatgtggttgcatgggacttgaactcaggacctctgaaggagccagtgctcttaaccgctgagccatctctccagcccccgagcTGTGTGTAAGCCCCTCAGCCTCTCTCTATCTCCCATTTTCACTCGTTGATAAAATGGAGACAACCATAGATCCTCCCTGGTATGACTGTTAAAGAATTCAGTGAATCACATATATTAGGTTAAATGGTGCCTGGCTCTGTGCTAGGCTTGTTCTGTGCACCCTTCTTTAACACACCACAAGCTTCTACGAAGCAGGGACTTTTCTTGTTGTCACTTCCAATTTACAGATGAAGAGCTTGATGATCATCAGGTATTGACATAGCCTGGATCACAGGCGCTCAGGTATTAACATACCCTGGGATCACAGGTGGGTTGGTAGCAAAGGCAGAATTTGGATCCAAGTGTCTAGTACTGTGAGGCTTGCGTAACTTTTGCTCTTCACTCCTATTTCCTGCTTTACCTTCAGGTCCAGCTGTGACCAGACTCCATGCCATGGCCCAAGACCGTCATAGCATCTGGGTAGACTGGGAAGTCCCCAGCCTTCTGCCCCAGGGATATCTCATTGAGTGGAGCTTGAATCTACACAGCTATAATTACAGCAATGAGTCCTGGAGGATAGAATCCGATGGAAACGCCACTGGAATTCTGTTAGAGGGTGAGGCAGGCCTGGGGCAGAGGGATGGGCTGAGGAGCTTGTCTAGAGGTAGCTGGACCCTCCCTATAGAGCCAGTCTCCCATCCTTTTCTGAAACCTTACACGTGGAAAgttcttccttccctctatccCATACTCCACTCCTGTTCTGGTTCTCTGCCCACGTTCCCTTTGTGACCTCCATCAAATGAGCTAAAAGAGATCTCTGAGATTAGGCCCATAGTCAAAATCAAGCCATGCAGGAGTCTGAGGCTGGGTAGCAGAGGTCAGCCCCCACCCTAAGTGCTATCCCATTTTCTCTCTGCAGACAACATACTTCCCTCCCAGCTCTACAGAATCACAGTGGCTCCCCTGTACCCAGGCACGGTGGGAACCCCTGTAAATGTCTATACCTACTCTGGAGAGAAAGGTTTGTCTACCCGCAGTgttcccagaatcctctcctctctccctatctgGGCTCTAGTGGTTGGGAGTATGGGGATAAACGTACTCTTttacttctggcctctgaggcagGTGCTTTCCATCATGGCTTACACTGGACTCCCGAAAGCTGGGCAGAAGATGGGGTGGTAGACAGGGAGCCGTGAACTGGAGAGAATTGGGGGTGGAGCGAGTTTCACAGAATCAATCCATAGCCCCAACAGAAACCCAGGGTCACATCTGAAAGAATTGAAACAAGTACCTGTCATAATTCAGAGGATGAGTGGCTGAAACCAGACACCAAATCGGGTAAAACCAGATGTGGCAGAAATCAAACAGCAGCTAGAACTGGATTCAAACCCAGCCTCTGACTGTGGGAGCCAAAAAATGAATTCACATGAAAtcctggtggggttggggagctCTGGACAAAGTGGGGTCTACCTCTGACCCTAGCAACTTTGTTGGTTTTGCCATTGCTTTAattcacttattattattatgtgtgcatgatgtgtgtgaaTGGATGCACACATGCCGGAGtaactgtggaggccagaggacagccttgtacGCTCAATTCTCTCAGCCCACCTTTGTGTGGTGTGCTAGCTAGTTTTCATTATCAGTTTGACAGAACCTAGTCTAGAACCTGGTctagggaacctcaattgagcaATTGCCCACATCATATTGGCGTATGATTACTTCTATAAGAAATCCTCTTAattgattgatggttgatgtgggagggcaaCAACCCACTCTGGAAAGCGCCATTCCTACCTAGGTGGTGGATATGGgcctgtataagaaagctagatgagctgggcagtggtggcacacacctttaatcccagcatttgggaaacaaaggcaggtggatttctgagttcgaggccagcctggtctacagagtgagttccaggacagccagggctacacagagaaaccctgtctcaaacaacaacaacaacaacaacaaaacaaaaaacaacaaaaaaaaggaagctaGATGAGTGAGTCAGTAAGGAGCATTCCTCCacggtttctgcttcagtttctccttAGTGTAttctctgacttccctcaacAAGGAGTTAAGACTGGAAGTGTAAGTTTGGCAAGGAGCATGCAGGTCCAGGGATGGAACTGAGGTCTCCAGCCTTGCAGGGCAagaagcaagtactttaccagcCGAGATATTTTCTCGACTCCTTTCATAGGTGTTTTAGAGTAGGGTCTTAtaccatagcccaggctggtctcaactacacagcaatcctcctgcctcagtctccagcacGCTAGGACTAAGGACATGCACAAGCACCCTCAGCTCCTTGAGCGCTCTCCTCTCGGTCATCTACAGTATGCCCCAGGTCCTGAGTCCAGAAGCCCACCTGAGTCCTGTCAGGCTTCCTTTCTCTGATCATATCAGCCCTTTCacctccactctctctctctctccacagtccTTCCTCATGCTCCAGAGCTCCATCTAAAGCATGTTGGCAGGACCTGGGCACAGCTGGAGTGGGTACCTGAGACCCCTTGGCTGGGGATGATACCCCTCACCCACTACACCATCTTCTGGGCCGATGCTGGGGACCATGCCTTCTGTGAGTCAACCCTTAGCTCCCCACAAGCCCAGGAGGCCTGGGGGGGTGCTGTTCCTCAGCACATACAGAGGGGTGTGTTAGCATCCCAAACTGACCATACGCTCCACCCACAGCCATCACCCTGAACATCTCCTTCCATGGCTTTGTCCTGAACCACCTGAAGCCTGCCAGTTTGTATCATGTCTACCTCATGGCCACCAGCCGAGCAGGGTCCACCAACAGCACAGGCCTTACCCTGATGACCCTGGCACAAGGTAAGGGGCCAGGGTGGGGGGTGCAGGGGAGGAGGCTGGCAGTGTTGGCTGTTGGGAGGGTGGCCTGCTTTGTCTCTCAAGAAATCCTGattttgccaggtgtggtggcacacatctttaatctcaacactaaggacacagaggcaggtggagctctgtgagtatACAGTCATTCTgatgtttattatatattgttCTATATATTCTACATAGTTTTAGACCAAcaagggctacaaagtgagattctCTCTCAAGAAGATAagtaaagccaggcagtggtggcgcacgcctttgatcccagcacttgggaggcagaggcaggtggatttctgagttctaggccagcctggtctacagagtgagttccaggacagccaaggctacacagagaaaccctgtcttgaaaaaccaaaaaaaaaaaaaaaaaaaaaaaaaaaaaaaaaaaaaaaaaaaaaaaaagtaaataaaaagaaatcgtgatttttaaagaaaggagaggagattataggtgtgtttggtattttatgtatatgagtacactatagctatacagtgagccatcatggggttgctgggaatttaactcaggacttctgcttggCTCTGCTCactttggcccaaagatttatttacttattatatgtaagtacactgtagctgtcttcagaccagaatagggtgtcagatctcattacggatggttgtgagccaccatgtggttgctgggatttgaactcaggacctttggaagagcagtcagtgctcttaaccgctgagccatctctccagcccttttttgtttttgtttttttttttaatttatttcttttttatgtatatgagtacactgtagctgtacagaaggcCATGAGCTCTGGCCCCGCTCcctccggtgtaatacactgtagttgtcttcagattcactggaagagggcgtccgatctcattatgggtggttgtgagccaccatatggttgctgggatccgaactcagaaccttcagaagagcaaccagtgctcttacctgctgagccatctctccagcctgtgtttgtttgttttttaatttaaaaagttaaaaatcttgCAGGGCAGCAATGATGCATGCCTCtgatctcaggactcaggaggcagaggcccacagatctctgagtttaaagccagcctggtctacagagtgagttccaggacagccagggctacacagagaatccctgtctcaaagaaaacagaaaaggagactTAATTTTGAGAACAATAGGAACCTGCCTTTGGATCTGCTAATCTGAGGGAGACCAGGGCTCATCCATGAATCCTCTTCAGTGAGAGGGGGCCCAGCCCTACCCACCATTCCTGACTCACATACACTACTGCCCTGCACTCTTTAACcttcccacctttttttttttaagatttattttatttattttatgtgtatgagtNNNNNNNNNNNNNNNNNNNNNNNNNNNNNNNNNNNNNNNNNNNNNNNNNNNNNNNNNNNNNNNNNNNNNNNNNNNNNNNNNNNNNNNNNNNNNNNNNNNNNNNNNNNNNNNNNNNNNNNNNNNNNNNNNNNNNNNNNNNNNNNNNNNNNNNNNNNNNNNNNNNNNNNNNNNNNNNNNNNNNNNNNNNNNNNNNNNNNNNNNNNNNNNNNNNNNNNNNNNNNNNNNNNNNNNNNNNNNNNNNNNNNNNNNNNNNNNNNNNNNNNNNNNNNNNNNNNNNNNNNNNNNNNNNNNNNNNNNNNNNNNNNNNNNNNNNNNNNNNNNNNNNNNNNNNNNNNNNNNNNNNNNNNNNNNNNNNNNNNNNNNNNNNNNNNNNNNNNNNNNNNNNNNNNNNNNctgggaattgaactcaggacttctggaagagcagccagtgctcttaaccagtaagccatctctccagcgctcaaaatgcaattttttaaaaaagatttatttattcattttgtgtatgtgagtaaactgtcactctcttcagacacaccagaagatggtatcagatcccattTTGGGCCCTAACCTTCCCACTTTtaaccccttttttttttcctttggtttcctgagacaggatttctctggctgtcctggactcactttgtagaccaggatgcccttgaagtcacagagatccacctgcttttgcctcctggaCACTGGCAATAGAGAGGCATGTGACACCAAGCGTGGGTTAGCCCCTTTTCACacaagaagtcttttttttttttttttgagacagggtttctctgtgtagccttggctatcctggaactcactctgtagaccaggctggcctcaaactcagaaatctgcctgcttctgcctcccaagtgctgggattaaaggcgtgcaccaccattgcccggcctcAATTggtgttttatttagttttgaataaaattatacctgtcttcagacacaccagaagaaggcatcagatcccattacagatggttgtgagccaccatgtggctgctgggaattgaactcaggacttctggaagagcagccagtgctcttaaccagtaagccatctctccagcactcaaaatcaattttttaaaaaagatttatttattcattctgtgtatgtgagtaaactgtcactctcttcagacacaccagaagatggtatcagatcccattttgggctggagagatggctcagaggttaagagcagagcactgactgctcatccagaggtcctgagttcaattcccagcaaccacatgatggctcacaaccatctgtaatgggatctgatgccctttaaCATGAAATCTGATGATTTTATCATGAGTCAATAACAAAGATACACTGATTCAATATCCACATGTTGAGGGTTGAAGGCAGGAAAATGTTAAAAGTCTTCAGTTTATCgagatatggtggcacatacctttaatcccagcactcaggaggcagaggcaggtggatccagccaacttggtctacaaatcaagtttcaggacagccaggactacacagagaaaccttgtctcgaaaaaccaaaccaaaccaaacaaaaacaaaacaacagtctTTACTTTGCTTTCCATAATTAAAGCACACGCTCCTGCAATGGCGAGACCCTCTGAATGTACCGTAAACACACTGGGAATCTGGGCTTCATCGTGTGCAGTAGTTTTGAATCTGAGCCAAGAGGTTTGAGGCAGTACTTGGTGATGTTGTGTGATTTGATGGCGTATGCATGGTTCAAAATGAGTGTGTGCAAACCAAGTGCACACAGATTAGAACTGAGGCTGCAGTGAACTTGTGTGATGTGACACAGGTAaagtatgttggaagtatgtaagattcattatgtgtatgtgttgagtttttttttaattatctaattttttttgttttgtttttttggttttttggtttttcgagaccggttttctctgtgtagccctggctgtcctggaactcactctgtagaccaggctggcctcgaactcagaaatccgcctgcctctgtttcccaagtgctgggattaaaggcgtgcgccaccaccacccggcttggaTATTATTCTTTAGAAACCTTCACTCCTGCCAACAATTGACTGTCAGCTCTACTGTGGGTTCATGACCCACAGTGGAAAAGCCACACCTAAACTCTTCTcgctttctctcttctcatccCAGATTCATCCGACGTAAAGATTTACGTGAGCATATTTGGCTTCATAATTTTGTCCGTTTTCTGTGCACTTGCCTGGTTCTTCTGCAAGTACAGGTGAATGACTTCCTCTTACTCATGGGTGCAGaagtccctccctgccttcccagaCTTCCAGGCCCCAATCTGGGAGGTCTACCCTAACACCTCTTCCCCTGTTCAGCTGCCAGTTGGCAAGCTAACCCAAACTACACTTGTCTCCTTCTGCAGCAGAAAGACTTTCTTCTGGCCAAATGTGCCAGACCCAGCCCACAGCAGCCTGAGCTCCT from Mastomys coucha isolate ucsf_1 unplaced genomic scaffold, UCSF_Mcou_1 pScaffold18, whole genome shotgun sequence carries:
- the Csf3r gene encoding granulocyte colony-stimulating factor receptor isoform X2 — protein: MVVLGACSLAGVTLMVLLLPRSLESCGHIRISPPIVHLGDPVLASCTVSPNCSKLNQQSKILWRLQDEPNQPGDRQHHLPDGTQESLITLHHLNYTQAFLVCLVPWNNSFQVLDQAELRAGYPPASPSNLSCLMYLTTNSLVCQWEPGPETHLPTRFILKSFRSREDCQRQEGTIVDCVPKKRHSNCSIPRKHLILYQNMVLWVQAENMLGSSESPKLCIDPMDVVKLEPPMLQALDIGPDAVSHQPCCLWLSWKPWKPSEFINQKCELRYQPQLKGANWTLVSHLPSSNDQFELCGLHQAPVYTLQMRCIRSSLPGLWSSWSPGLQLRPTIKAPTIRLDTWWQKKQVDPETVSMQLFWKPTPLQEDSGEIQGYLLSWSSSDQQGQDIYLCNTTELSCIFHLPSEAQNVTLVAYNKAGTSSPTPVVFLENKGPAVTRLHAMAQDRHSIWVDWEVPSLLPQGYLIEWSLNLHSYNYSNESWRIESDGNATGILLEDNILPSQLYRITVAPLYPGTVGTPVNVYTYSGEKVLPHAPELHLKHVGRTWAQLEWVPETPWLGMIPLTHYTIFWADAGDHAFSITLNISFHGFVLNHLKPASLYHVYLMATSRAGSTNSTGLTLMTLAQDSSDVKIYVSIFGFIILSVFCALAWFFCKYSRKTFFWPNVPDPAHSSLSSWVPAIMTEEAFQLPSFWGSSVPSITKITELEEDKKPTHWDSSESSGTGSLPALVQTYVLQGDPREISNQFQPPSGTSDQVLYGQVLGSPTSPEVVRYIRCDSTQPLLGGPTPSPKSYENTWFHSRDQETFVPQPPSQEDDCVFGPPFDFPLFQGLQVHGVEEQGGF
- the Csf3r gene encoding granulocyte colony-stimulating factor receptor isoform X1, which translates into the protein MCVHVDAGDDQTGKHQAGNMVVLGACSLAGVTLMVLLLPRSLESCGHIRISPPIVHLGDPVLASCTVSPNCSKLNQQSKILWRLQDEPNQPGDRQHHLPDGTQESLITLHHLNYTQAFLVCLVPWNNSFQVLDQAELRAGYPPASPSNLSCLMYLTTNSLVCQWEPGPETHLPTRFILKSFRSREDCQRQEGTIVDCVPKKRHSNCSIPRKHLILYQNMVLWVQAENMLGSSESPKLCIDPMDVVKLEPPMLQALDIGPDAVSHQPCCLWLSWKPWKPSEFINQKCELRYQPQLKGANWTLVSHLPSSNDQFELCGLHQAPVYTLQMRCIRSSLPGLWSSWSPGLQLRPTIKAPTIRLDTWWQKKQVDPETVSMQLFWKPTPLQEDSGEIQGYLLSWSSSDQQGQDIYLCNTTELSCIFHLPSEAQNVTLVAYNKAGTSSPTPVVFLENKGPAVTRLHAMAQDRHSIWVDWEVPSLLPQGYLIEWSLNLHSYNYSNESWRIESDGNATGILLEDNILPSQLYRITVAPLYPGTVGTPVNVYTYSGEKVLPHAPELHLKHVGRTWAQLEWVPETPWLGMIPLTHYTIFWADAGDHAFSITLNISFHGFVLNHLKPASLYHVYLMATSRAGSTNSTGLTLMTLAQDSSDVKIYVSIFGFIILSVFCALAWFFCKYSRKTFFWPNVPDPAHSSLSSWVPAIMTEEAFQLPSFWGSSVPSITKITELEEDKKPTHWDSSESSGTGSLPALVQTYVLQGDPREISNQFQPPSGTSDQVLYGQVLGSPTSPEVVRYIRCDSTQPLLGGPTPSPKSYENTWFHSRDQETFVPQPPSQEDDCVFGPPFDFPLFQGLQVHGVEEQGGF
- the Csf3r gene encoding granulocyte colony-stimulating factor receptor isoform X4, producing the protein MCVHVDAGDDQTGKHQAGNMVVLGACSLAGVTLMVLLLPRSLESCGHIRISPPIVHLGDPVLASCTVSPNCSKLNQQSKILWRLQDEPNQPGDRQHHLPDGTQESLITLHHLNYTQAFLVCLVPWNNSFQVLDQAELRAGYPPASPSNLSCLMYLTTNSLVCQWEPGPETHLPTRFILKSFRSREDCQRQEGTIVDCVPKKRHSNCSIPRKHLILYQNMVLWVQAENMLGSSESPKLCIDPMDVVKLEPPMLQALDIGPDAVSHQPCCLWLSWKPWKPSEFINQKCELRYQPQLKGANWTLVSHLPSSNDQFELCGLHQAPVYTLQMRCIRSSLPGLWSSWSPGLQLRPTIKAPTIRLDTWWQKKQVDPETVSMQLFWKPTPLQEDSGEIQGYLLSWSSSDQQGQDIYLCNTTELSCIFHLPSEAQNVTLVAYNKAGTSSPTPVVFLENKGPAVTRLHAMAQDRHSIWVDWEVPSLLPQGYLIEWSLNLHSYNYSNESWRIESDGNATGILLEDNILPSQLYRITVAPLYPGTVGTPVNVYTYSGEKVLPHAPELHLKHVGRTWAQLEWVPETPWLGMIPLTHYTIFWADAGDHAFSITLNISFHGFVLNHLKPASLYHVYLMATSRAGSTNSTGLTLMTLAQGVVAHIFNLNTKDTEAGGALFIRRKDLREHIWLHNFVRFLCTCLVLLQVQQKDFLLAKCARPSPQQPELLGARHHDRGSLPAAQLLGLQRAVNHQDH